AGTCATTTCTATTTTCCCTGCAAAACAACAaactatcatctgcaaagagCAAATGGGTTAGTCGTGGACTTCTTCTACAAAGGGAGAAGCCCTTAATAGAACCATCCATGATAGCTTTGGAAATCAAGCTATGTAAGCCTTCTGTGCACaagaggaaaaggaaagggGATAGTGGGTCTCCTTGGCGGATTTCCCTTTTTGGGTAGATTAACCGTTTTGGTTCACCATTTACCAAGATCGAATATGAGACTGATTTGACACATACCATCATTAGATTTATCCAATTTTCCTCAAACCCCAATCTTTGCATCATTTCCTCCAAAAAAGACCACTCCACTCTATCATATGCTTTACTCATATCCAATTGATGACCATGTAAcctgttttgcattttttatggtttttcatgcTATGGAGAGTTTCAAATGCCACAAGAGTATTATCAGATATCACTCTATTTTTTGTGAAGGCACTTTGATGTTCGGTGATAACGAAgggtaaaattttttttttttcaatctatttgctaggactttagaaaaaaatttgtaaagtacATTGCAAAGGCTGATTAGTCGGAAGTCATTAACAGACATcgagtttttttgtttttgggattAGGGTGATGAAAGTATGGTTAATGGGGTGAGGGAGAGTGGTTGTATTTAGATATGACAGAATTGTTTTTGTGACATCACTTCTAACCAAGTTccaataattttgataaaaaatagaagGCACACCATCGGGGCTTGGGGCTTTGAGGGGAGCCATTTGTTTCAAAGCTGCTTGCACCTCCCATTCCATAAACTCCTACGCTCGCATTGCATTCATCTCTCCTGTGAGAAGCTTAGGAGCTGCAATACTTCCTCACTCAAAACTAGATTTGTGGATATGAAGAGCCTTTGATAGAAATCAGTAAAGGTATCTGATATTGTTTCTTCTTGATAAATCCACTCACTTTCTGGATTGTAGATACCTGATATCCTATTTTGTCTATGCTTCTGAGTAGCCCTACTATGGAAGTATTTGGTATTTTTGTCACCTCCAACCAGCCAAAATTTTTTTGCCCGCTGCCTCCacattttgttttccttgatcATCAAATCATTTACTTCTTTCCTTAGCACTCTAACCCGAAAATTGCTCCTTAATTGTACCACTATCTGTTTTGCCTTTgccaacaattttttcttcaccaaTAGTTCTCGCTTCACATTCCCAAAATTTTTCCGACTCCACTGTGTCATCTCCTTTCCACACCATTCTACCTTTCTCATCACCTGTACCTCGGCATCACAAGAAGTATGATCTCTCCACATTGCTTCCATTGTTCAGTCACAACCCATGTCCGTAAGCCAAATCTCTTCGAATGTAAATGGTTTTGATATAAGTGGAGGATCAAAACCATTCAAAACAATCCACAATGGAACATGATCCGAAGTGATGCAATTGAGATGATGTACCTTAGTGTCTCCAAATTGTTGCAACCAATCGTTTGTGCAAAGGGCTATATCTAATCTCTCCCATATTGACTGGCCACTAGCATAATGCTTCCTCCATGTGAACTTCAAATCCATGTAGCCCAAATCGAAAAACCCACACTCATTTATTGCATCCTGGAATAGTTGCATCTGATTGTGACTTCTCCTGTTACCCTCTCTTTTTTCGTTGCCTCTAATTAATTCATTGAAATCTTCCACACAAAGCCATGGGATTTGGAATTTTTGGTCCAGGCTTCTCAGTAAATTCCAACACTCAAGTCTTCTTTCTATTACCGGTTCACCATAAAAACCAGTGAACCTCCACCCATTTTCTTGATCCTTATTGATTATAGCGTCGATGTAGTTCTTGCCTGATCCCTCCACAGTTACGTCTATTGTTGTTCTCCAGAAAAGTACAAGTCCCCCTCCCTTGCTTGTTCTTGGGACAAAGAAAAAATtctcaaactttatttttctcaataCATTTTTTAGCCTAGCTTCATGTACCCATGTTTCAACTAAAAACACGACAGAGGGATCTTTTGCCCACACTATGTCTGCAAGCTCATTCTCTGTACATGGGTTCCCAAGCATACAACAGTTCCATACTAAGCAACTCATTGCAATTTGTGGGGCTAATGCACAACCTCCACCATTGAATTTGATGAACTCCCATAATCTTTTGAAACCAATCTCCTTTTAGAAGGTAACTCTTGATGATCAACACTACTTCTCTTCTTCCCAATATTTTCCCTAGTTGTGTTACTGCTCAAGCCTCTTGTTCTAGTTTGCTTTTTCAAAGTTCTTTTGGTGTATTGGAGGCTTGGGCTACTTGTGTGTTGTTCGGTTGTAGGGTTTGAGTCAAGTTGGGAAAATTCCATAGTGGATGAGGCGGCTTGCATGCACGTGCTCAAGGAATTATGGTGGATATTCCGTATATGGGCTGACTTCAAACTATCATTAAGAGCATTACTTGAGTTCCCTTTTCTAGCTGGATTCTCATTAAATTTCTCTAATTCAGCGTCAATTTCCTTTATTTgaatatcaaataaattttcCGTTGCATCCTCAAAAGCAAATTGACTCCTTAGTCAATTCTGATACTCCCTCCTTAATGCCTGACTTCCTTGAATCATGGAGCTCGATTGGTGACAGCTGGCTCGACATAGACTTCTGAACGGGTTGAACCACTGGAGAATCTAACGTATCCCTCATCAAATGATTCTTAGTAATGTGCCTATTAGTTACATTAACATATGTGTTCCCAACCATTTCCATGCTCGCCTGAACCTCCTCTTACCGCCATCCACTGAATTCACCATCGTTTCCTCCAATAACATTCTTGTTGAGTGGAAGGCTTTTCTCGTCCATGGTTGCTTGCTCTCATAGAATCCTAGCACGTATATGACATCTTTTTCATGGGCAGTGTATGGTGCTGCCTTTAAGGAAGAATTGAACTATTGTTGGTCCAGTGTTAATGAACCTTTGCTTTGGATCCAGAGCTCGCAATTCTTGTAGCTGTGAGTTAGTCGCccacaccaaaaacaaaagtttgGTAATCTTTCGTATTTGAACTTCTCCCAGTGTTTTGTGCCATTATCCAACGTGATGAGCCTACCACGACACAGTGACAAAGATACATCCACTTCTACTCGGACTCGCATGAAGTAACCACCCTCGTCGTTAACTCCCTTTGTCGACTTTTACACTACACCAATTATTTCACAAATACTCTCAGCTACTGCCATTGTCATATAGCGTACTAGAATATCATGTACTTTGGACCCAAAATTTAGTTTTTCGAAAAAACAAATCCCGAATCGGGCAATCTGAATAATATCTCTGAATCATCACCAAATGCTTATCAAAGCTCCATGGTTGATTGAGTAGAATTCTGTCGACATCACCAGGGTTGTCGAAGACAAAAAGGACCCTGTGCTCATTTTGATTACGAATCTTGAATCCATTAGTTGATCgccatattttttttgaaagttcgAGCCATGGCTTCTATATTGAGGAAGCATGGAGTAAGGAATTTCGCTGCCAAAATAAATTCTCCAGATCGTTGCTCTTTTGAGAGAGTAAAAccctccttctccttctccgaCAGGGAAAAATTATTCCATTGGCTTGCTAGCTTTTCCATGGTTTGCAGCTAAGATAGACTGgaagccaaagaaaaaaaaacactcgtGTTTCCCTGAtacccccacaaaaaaaaaccactagCTCTGAAGGTACACTTGTTACCTTAAGAGAACACACTCTCCTTCCAAGGAAGGGACTCTTCTACTGcctaagagaagagagagtgcCTCACTTTCTTAGCGATAGAGAGACAAATGTATTGTTTATATATGGTTGAGTGTGGATATGTGGGTCAATAATTATTaggtcaataatttataaaaataataacaaataaataatggcaactgcataaaaacaaaaatgctaTATAAATTTAACAAAGTAAAATGGTCACACCTACATTGACAATAGATAATGACAATTGATAATAAacttgttgggttctaagacctttaggtttaaatgtattagaactttaatttgtaatgttggcaaaccataatcaaaacgttttagtcttgtttagatgTGCTCAAACtatgtgtcttttatgtaaagttggaatcgagttgttGCAGGATTTACTGTATAAATCTGTctagctcgatcgatcgagaattagactcgaccaatcgaaagtcgtgcagattttttttttgcagaattttcaaACTCAGTCCAAGCCCGTTTTGTGTGTAAGGTTTTATATTTTGCCCtcggtataaaagggaaaaccctagccacgttttatggatgctctttatgctgcgtgtgtgtgaatcttttgtgagatctagagatgtttgccttcacatacacttagggttatcaagatctagattgatgccaagagcttggtgatcaattcagttgcagattcaagagcttaaagatttACAAGCgagagtgcttgtgcttgctgggaatccaagaaagaagtagtctttggactcggagctgttatgtggtcgtggtagtaagtttcctacttgaggtagcaataggatgttagtgttctaagtcgctattgtgtaaacttcaattctttcatagtggattcagttttaccttgaggatagttaggttaaatcctccccaggttttttaccagtttggttttcctggatcatcatattgttgtgttctttattttccgcaccttacaatgatatgatttatatgtgttaacctagatctacataatttatctaagttaatcatttaactaaataactaggttaaactaGTTGTGTTTAAGgagtctaaaaacgtacaagtggtatcagagcgggtagctcttttgttgtaaatcttttgatctctgagctgatccttgaccctGGTTGTCATGGAACACAGACACTCTTTTGTTATTCCTCCTTACTTTAatgggaataattatgcttattggaaagtcaggatgaaagcattcttgaaatccattgatgagagagtctggAACTTCGTTGAATACtgatgggagaagcccactactcctataagtgagtggcaaacttctcagaaagaagcagccACTTTCAATAGCAAAGCcatgaatgctatctttaatgctgtttctatggaggaatttaagagaatctctaatgttgaggttgctcatactgcttggaatattctccaaactgtgcatgaaggcacaaaggcagttaCATTAATAAGTTGCAGCAATTAACTACTAAATTTGAAAGCATTCAGATGTCTAATGATGaaacttttgatgaattctatgctaaacttaatgatattgttaattctgcatATAATCTaagtgaaatctatgatcaacctaaaattactaggaagattcttagatctttgactaaggactttagacccaaagtgactgccataactgaaagcaaggatgtggactccatccctattgatgaacttgtaggatctcttcagtcctatgagttggacctacTTAAGACTAGTAAATCCAAACCAATGGCTCTTAAGACTGTTAATGATGTTGATGtgagtggatttgatgatgagctctctACTACAGAGATTgcatatcttgccaagaactttagaaactttcttaggaacaaCAACAGAAGGGTAAGAGGTAAGAACACTGCTGAACCTCGAAATTTTGGGAGGAATGATCTCACTAAGGTTAATAACACTgaaaaacttaaagaaaaagtaggtcaacCTTCTAATAATTCTATAGGACAACAATGTTTTGGGTGTCAAGGGTATAGTcatatgaaatctgaatgtccTACATACTTAAGGTCTAAGGGTAACActatggctgtaacccttagtgatgatgaagtttggTAGCGATGAGaatggaaacttcattgctttcactactactgctgtagttgatgaaagtgttgctGTTGAGGAGAACCattctgatggggaactctctgaggATGTAGACTTACAAGAAGcctacaataaactttgcaaagttgctgcaaaaGATGCTATGAATGTTGATCTAGGGTTAAAGAAAATTGCTTTTCTTGAGCTTGATAAAAAGAATTTGCTTGTGAAATcgtttgatgctaatgaattgttgaataatgtgaagactgagaacatgcttttacttgataaagttaaaaaatttgaacatatTTATctattgctagagaacaaaTTAATAGGTCtactagttccaaacttgatcatatgctgagtgttcaaaagtctccttcAGACAAAACTGggttaggttttgtagaaagcatctctACTTCTGAAACACATTCCacaaactttgttccttcttctgagcCTCCTGTGAGTGAGATTGTCAAATCTGTTGAAGTTACACCTCCTAgaaagattagggttgatcttcaagagtctaaacctaagaCTTATAATCCTTCTAAGGgcaagttgcatgatagacctATATGGGTTTGTCATCTTTGTGAAAAGTCTGGGCATATTCGTCCAAACTGTTTTAAGTTGCAAGCTGCTAAGcgagcaaataaaccaaaagtgattgtgcctcaagcacaagatcctatggtacttattggtgatcTGGTAAAGGTTTTAAACCTTTATTCTAATCCTGGAGTTGGAAATCATTCTAATGTGAATAAGAACTCCAATGCTCAAGGTGCATCTAAAAAGCTTTAGATGCAAAAGGCTTAATCTAAgtgagtctttctgacatggtccttaTGCTTCATTGCTCTACTCTTTGTGATCATTTTtctaggttgtttttgttttctttgcttttctaGGATTTGCTTTGCacaacattcatgcatttcattctaggttgtttttgctattttcatccaaaataaaataagggaaagggaagcaaaatgtgttttgcatttttgtcttggatttgaaatcaaggttggTCATATTATCTTTATATAACATGCTTGTGTACTTTGTTTAGcctggatgagcttattttattgcactttactagtttgagctttgtattgcatgttgtgtgggaagatgtttatagtttgtgatcacatgatcttgatcttgaaatcacatgcctttgattgtcGGACTTGATCTTATtgaaaaaggcataaataaccatttcatCACTGTTTATTAGaaaatcatgaacaccttaatgcatatcataagattttgtgctcgagaaagtgtagcacatgcacaaaaagaacataaggtatAGCCTCagtttaaatactaaaattgCTGTGTACATTATTGAACTATAATAATtttgatcaaataaaattcgtgtgtacattatcccggcTAATTCTTAATAAGTTGCTGGTCAAAtgaaattggtgtgtacattatgaggcaaatttaagaaacttacataattgcaagcttttattctaggagatgtgagagttatatgatgtaactttTTGAGGGATAGTCTCCTTTAAATGgatgtgattaattttatagaaattgtgattatttactattcacatatcacctcacatgtatctcaagtttttgctagttgcacacacaaTACAAGTTACTCTTTACTAAAcgttgtacatgttattgtgtgtgatcttgGTTTGGccaaccaagtttgaaaattcCTTGAGTTTTATGCAAAACATGTTTGCTGTTTGGGTTTTTAAGGATAATTGATGgaaactctaaattttgggaaaactggattcaaaacaagtgtttttgaaaagcgtttcatctcatactcatgcattttattcataaaattcaatgctttgaggagtttctgtataaaattgttttgatttaaaaaaaaaattccttaattTTGATCGATTGAATCTGTTTCTTGACTAatcgaaattgcgattaaaaTTTTTGGTCAGCTTCTGTCTGTTTCGATCGGTGCTCGATTGGTGCTAGATCAATCAAAgcattttcgattgatcgaaactaattttcgattgatcgaaagtCGTATAAagagattttttaaaaacttttgttTCACACGTGTTTAAAcacttttcaaactttttaaaactttttctctctctatccgATCTGTCAAAACTtccaatcaaaatttttgtcgttttccttTGAATCTTTTGCAAGGTTTTTGTTCTTTAAGGCCGGTAAGGCCTTTATACccttcatttttcatttattttcaagtttcatgcattttagggATAATTTCGAACCTATGAacatttggggtttttgatgattcatgtgttttctttgaaaattgatcaatgggtttttgttgtggaATGATATACAACTGTTcttggtgcttttttttttttatcaatttgggattttgtgaaaaattgaaaattatagggcctaaatctacccaaaatgggtattttgttcaattaggtttaatttgatgaaattggcttgttggatTGATTCATTTGATTATTATATTGTGTTCTCTATCTGtttaatgatcaattggtcaatttcttgaaaattatacaagtggtttttcaaaattttgagtttttttttttatatataaactctatgctcaagccaattttgtgattttaaagttaaattgaACTTATTCTCACTGTATTAGAGCATACATCATTTGATTAtactgttcatgcatcatatagattgttattttctatattttttttttgctaacttgcagtctgcccttggtttttcTTGTTTCCGTTTTGGTTCTTTTCTATTTGTCTTGATCTCTCCTTAGCACCATGCCTAGGATGACTAAAGCCAATAAGAaaccctcctcctcctcttatGCTCCGTCTTTTGAGAGTGATAGATTCTTGAGTGAGAAACACCAAGAGACTTATGAGAACCTTAAGAGGAACATTTGGGCTGAGAGGAAAGTTTTGTTAGACGAGCTAGATGGTGAGATTAGACGTAACTTTGAGCATAGGGGCTGGTTACCATTGTTGGATATTTCTCATCCACCTCCAGCTACCCTGATTAGAGAGTTGGATACGAGGTAAAGAGTACACCATTACTCCTTTAGTAGTGGCTAATGCTCTTGGGGTACCTGTGGTCCAGCATCCTGTTTACCCTTATGATGAGTCTCCTCCCCTAGAcgacatcatgtcttacatcaCTGAATCTTCTATCCAGTGGGGttttgatcctcggatcactacTGCTGAGCTCACTAAGGTTCACTATCTTTTCTTTAGGATTGTTTGTCATTCTTTGTGGCTATCTCTAATCTGCACACCATCCCTATTGAGCGATGTGTGTTTCTGTATGCCTTTGTTATTGATGCTCCTATTAGTTTTCCTCACCTATTTATTCGTTCTTTGAACGAGGTTTATAGGAGTAGTTCTACTGCTCATGCTCTTT
This genomic stretch from Castanea sativa cultivar Marrone di Chiusa Pesio chromosome 9, ASM4071231v1 harbors:
- the LOC142608912 gene encoding uncharacterized protein LOC142608912, with product MVNSVDGENELADIVWAKDPSVVFLVETWVHEARLKNVLRKIKFENFFFVPRTSKGGGLVLFWRTTIDVTVEGSGKNYIDAIINKDQENGWRFTGFYGEPVIERRLECWNLLRSLDQKFQIPWLCVEDFNELIRGNEKREGNRRSHNQMQLFQDAINECGFFDLGYMDLKFTWRKHYASGQSIWERLDIALCTNDWLQQFGDTKVHHLNCITSDHVPLWIVLNGFDPPLISKPFTFEEIWLTDMGCD